AAATTCTGCTTAGACCTAAGCCAACATCGAAAACCCGATAAGGAATCAAAGGGTTAGCTCTCAAAAACATTACCTTTGCCAAACGTGCACCTTCTAGGCTTTCATAAAACCGTTTAAAGCCTCCACCGACTTTACGTTCAACAAAATCTCGGCCAAGCAGACGACTTAGTTTAAAAAAGACTATTCCATTAATTAGTTCAGCAATATATATTAAGCCGGTACTAATATAAGCTCCAAAAAGAATCGCACCGACTACCTTAAGCGGCTCCTTGAGAGTCCATAAAGCAAAAGTGCCTAAGGTGTAAAGTAAAACAAATATTAAAGCAGCATAACCTATTGGGAATTTATCAAATAACGAGTTAATTTTAGCTTCATCAATTGAAAATGTTACTCCAATAATAATGATAACTAAAAGAACAGCCACAAAAACCAAGAAACGCTTAAATGATTTTGGTTTTCTCTCCATGATTATCCTACTTATTCAAGCCTGAAGCCCGCAATTGGCCACAGGCAGCATTGATATCTGAGCCGCGTGACTCTCTTAAAGTAAAGAATACTCCAGCCCTTTTAAGCTCTTTTCTAAAACTATCTAATTCGGCTTGATCCGGAGATTTATACCCCGCATCTAAGCAGTTAAGTGAAATAAGGTTTACCTTATAACGCATGCCTCTTAAAATTCTAGCTAAAGCTTGGGCATCTTGTTTGCTTGTATTATACCCCCTGAGCAAGGCATATTCAAAAGTAATTAAGTGCTTTTCCTTGCGACTAAAACTTCTAGCCGCCTTGATTAACTCTTCTAAAGGATATCTTCTATTAATCGGCATCAGTTTAGTGCGTTTCTTGCTGTCTACACTATGCAAAGATATCGAAAGCTTAACTCCCAGTTTTAAATCAATCAGCTTTTCTATTTCCGGAATAAGACCGCAAGTTGAAATAGAAATTCTTCTTTTTGAGAAATTAATTCCTTTGGTTTCCGTAAGCACTTGGATTGACTTAATCAAATTTACAAAGTTATCCAAAGGCTCTCCGATTCCCATAAAAACAATATTAGTTATGCTTTCGGGAGCTATGAGTTTGCCTGCTTCTAAATATTGGTTTATAATTTCCGACACTTTTAAATTGCGCTTAAACCCACTTTGCCCACTCAAACAAAAAGAACAATTAAACTTACAACCTACCTGAGTAGATAAACATAAAGTGTTTCTGTCTTTTTTGGGAATTACTACCGTTTCGATGGAGCTCTCGTCTTCCAAGGTAAATAAGAATTTCTTAGTGCCATCGACCGAGACCTCTTGTTTCGATAACTTAACTTTTGAAAAGCAAAAATTTTCCTTTAAAAATCCTCTTATCTCCTTAGAAAGATTACTCATCGAATCAAAACTTTCAACATTCTTCCTATATATCCAATCAAAAACCTGCTGGGCAGAAAAATTAGAAAACCCCTGCTTTTGCAACAATTCTTTCAGGTCTTTTAAGGTGTAATTTTTTACGTCCTTCATAGCTTTCTTATTGTATTCTATAATCAGGATCTT
Above is a genomic segment from Candidatus Omnitrophota bacterium containing:
- a CDS encoding VTT domain-containing protein; the protein is MERKPKSFKRFLVFVAVLLVIIIIGVTFSIDEAKINSLFDKFPIGYAALIFVLLYTLGTFALWTLKEPLKVVGAILFGAYISTGLIYIAELINGIVFFKLSRLLGRDFVERKVGGGFKRFYESLEGARLAKVMFLRANPLIPYRVFDVGLGLSRISWRKFLLAIIVASGPRIFWLQFPLAAMRGFSVEKMLIYFEQNMAIAVAMMLYIIIVSLVPFFIKQKGIKQ
- the rlmN gene encoding 23S rRNA (adenine(2503)-C(2))-methyltransferase RlmN codes for the protein MKDVKNYTLKDLKELLQKQGFSNFSAQQVFDWIYRKNVESFDSMSNLSKEIRGFLKENFCFSKVKLSKQEVSVDGTKKFLFTLEDESSIETVVIPKKDRNTLCLSTQVGCKFNCSFCLSGQSGFKRNLKVSEIINQYLEAGKLIAPESITNIVFMGIGEPLDNFVNLIKSIQVLTETKGINFSKRRISISTCGLIPEIEKLIDLKLGVKLSISLHSVDSKKRTKLMPINRRYPLEELIKAARSFSRKEKHLITFEYALLRGYNTSKQDAQALARILRGMRYKVNLISLNCLDAGYKSPDQAELDSFRKELKRAGVFFTLRESRGSDINAACGQLRASGLNK